One stretch of Juglans microcarpa x Juglans regia isolate MS1-56 chromosome 3D, Jm3101_v1.0, whole genome shotgun sequence DNA includes these proteins:
- the LOC121254042 gene encoding WAT1-related protein At5g64700-like, with protein sequence MGMNMMKKWFEWSKVVVSMIMVQLFAAGLQLLTRVILSQGTFVFAYMAYRHAVAAICVAPFAFYFERGNAKNLRWSVWFWLFLSALTGISMAMGLYNYGLRDTTATYATNFLNLVPITTFAFSTIAGIEKMGLNTRAGKLKTMGAIVCVAGALTASLYKGKAFHLNHHSLHDPHLVVKPSKAHWVRGTFLLVGSCFSYGAWFIIQVKLLKVFPSKFWATLLTCVMASIQSTVIGLCFDRSKTSWRLGWNLELITIVYSGALTTAATFCIITWIISLRGPTYPAMFNPLSLIFVALSEAIILGEAIRLGIILGMILIIFGLYSFLWGKRKEIKSAVQANPSSTAVNGS encoded by the exons ATGGGCATGAATATGATGAAGAAATGGTTTGAGTGGTCAAAGGTGGTGGTGAGCATGATAATGGTGCAGCTTTTCGCAGCAGGTCTGCAACTGCTCACCAGGGTAATTCTCAGTCAGGGAACCTTTGTTTTTGCATATATGGCTTACCGCCATGCTGTTGCTGCGATTTGTGTTGCTCCTTTTGCTTTCTATTTCGAAAG GGGGAACGCAAAGAACTTGAGATGGTCCGTTTGGTTCTGGCTCTTTCTCAGCGCCCTAACCGG GATATCAATGGCTATGGGACTGTACAACTATGGTCTTCGAGACACCACGGCAACATATGCTACAAACTTCCTCAATTTAGTTCCAATAACTACTTTTGCCTTCTCCACAATTGCAGG TATAGAGAAAATGGGACTGAATACAAGGGCTGGCAAATTAAAGACAATGGGGGCAATTGTATGTGTAGCAGGAGCACTAACGGCTAGTCTCTACAAAGGAAAAGCTTTCCATCTTAATCACCATTCTCTTCATGACCCTCATCTTGTTGTCAAGCCATCTAAGGCTCATTGGGTTCGTGGAACTTTCTTGTTGGTTGGCAGTTGCTTTTCCTACGGTGCATGGTTCATAATTCAG GTGAAGTTACTCAAAGTTTTTCCATCCAAATTTTGGGCAACACTGCTCACATGTGTTATGGCATCAATCCAATCAACAGTGATAGGATTGTGCTTTGATAGAAGTAAGACTTCTTGGAGATTGGGATGGAATCTCGAACTTATTACAATTGTTTACTCG GGAGCACTCACCACGGCTGCAACTTTCTGCATAATTACATGGATAATTTCATTGCGAGGCCCCACTTATCCTGCAATGTTCAACCCACTTTCACTCATTTTTGTGGCTTTATCAGAAGCGATCATACTTGGCGAAGCGATCAGACTCGGAAT CATTCTAGGCATGATTCTGATTATTTTTGGGTTGTATTCCTTCTTGTGGGGCAAAAGAAAGGAGATAAAAAGTGCAGTGCAAGCAAATCCCTCCAGTACTGCGGTGAACGGAAGTTAA